From a region of the Synchiropus splendidus isolate RoL2022-P1 chromosome 12, RoL_Sspl_1.0, whole genome shotgun sequence genome:
- the ints9 gene encoding integrator complex subunit 9, with product MKLYCLSGHPTLPCNVLKFKSTTIMLDCGLDTTSVLNFLPLPLVHSPRLSKLPGWVSKDGSINLEKELKECAGRVFVDSQPEFCLPERDLLDLSTIDVILISNYHCMMALPYITEHTGFTGTVYATEPTLQIGRLLMEELVNFMERVPRAQSATCWKNKEIQRMLPSPLKDAVEVWTWKRCYSMQEVNSALSKVQLVGYSQKVELFGAVQVSPLSSGYSLGSSNWIIQSHHEKVSYVSGSSLLTTHPQPMDQSSLKNSDVLILTGLTQMPTANPDGMVGEFCSNLAMTIRAGGNVLVPCYSSGVIYDLLECLYQFIESANLGTTPFYFISPVANSSLEFSQIFAEWLCHNKQSKVYLPEPPFPHAELIQTNKLKHYPSIHGDFSSDFRQPCVVFTGHPSLRFGDVVHFMELWGKSSLNTIIFTEPDFSYLDALAPYQPLAMKCVYCPIDTRLNFHQVSKLLKEVQPLHVVCPEHYTQPPLTQSHRSDLMLELQPPPMPYRRCSVLNLPFRRRYERVYILPELANSLVPSEVKPGISVATVSAILHSKDNKHTLQSVPKPPPAPPSKKRKRVMEEPPVGQTPKPMLSGAVPLDGFLATLQKHGITEVKVEETADGHILHLQADDTLIQLEEDGTHIVCDNNEPLRTTLRDLVLRFLQKL from the exons ATGAAGTTG TATTGTCTGTCCGGACACCCCACGCTGCCGTGCAATGTCCTCAAATTCAAGTCCACAACTATCATGCTGGACTGTGGTCTGGACACCACTTCGGTCCTCAACTTCTTGCCTCTTCCCCTTGTGCACTC tCCCAGACTCTCAAAGCTGCCTGGGTGGGTTTCAAAAGATGGGTCAATAAACTTGGAAAAG GAGCTGAAAGAATGTGCAGGACGCGTGTTTGTCGACTCACAGCCAGAATTTTGTCTCCCAGAG AGAGACTTGTTGGATTTGTCAACAATCGACGTCATTTTAATCTCCAACTACCACTGCATGATGGCTCTGCCCTACATCACAGAGCACACTGGGTTCACCGGCACCGTTTATGCCACAGAACCCACCCTGCAAATCGGACG GTTGCTGATGGAGGAACTGGTGAACTTCATGGAGAGAGTTCCTAGAGCTCagtctgccacctgctggaagAATAAGGAAATACAAAG GATGCTCCCATCACCACTGAAAGATGCGGTTGAGGTCTGGACGTGGAAGCGGTGCTACAGCATGCAGGAGGTCAATTCTGCGCTCAGCAAAGTCCAGTTGGTGGGCTACTCACAGAAAGTG GAGTTGTTTGGAGCTGTGCAAGTTTCCCCATTGAGCTCTGGCTACTCGCTAGGAAGCTCGAACTGGATCATCCAGTCGCATCATGAGAAAGTGTCCTATGTTTCAGGCTCATCGCTGCTCACCACTCACCCTCAG CCGATGGACCAGAGTTCCCTGAAGAACAGCGATGTTCTCATTCTCACAGGCCTCACCCAAATGCCTACTGCCAACCCAGATGGCATGGTGGGGGAGTTTTGCAGCAACCTGG CCATGACGATCCGCGCCGGAGGCAACGTCCTGGTGCCATGCTACTCCTCAGGGGTGATCTACGACCTACTCGAGTGCCTGTACCAGTTCATTGAGAGTGCCAACCTGGGAACCACGCCCTTTTACTTCATCTCCCCGGTGGCCAACAGCTCGCTGGAGTTTTCTCAGATCTTTGCTGAGTG GCTTTGTCACAACAAGCAGTCAAAGGTGTATCTTCCTGAACCCCCCTTCCCTCATGCTGAG CTGATCCAGACCAACAAGCTCAAGCACTACCCCAGCATCCACGGAGACTTCAGCAGTGACTTCCGTCAGCCCTGCGTGGTCTTCACCGGTCACCCTTCGCTGCGATTCGGGGATGTGGTTCACTTCATGGAACTGTGGGGCAAGTCCAGCCTCAACACCATCATATTCACTG AACCAGACTTCTCCTACTTGGACGCGTTGGCTCCCTACCAGCCGCTGGCAATGAAGTGCGTCTACTGTCCAATCGACACGCGGCTCAACTTCCACCAGGTTTCAAAGCTGCTCAAGGAAGTGCAG CCTCTTCACGTGGTGTGTCCGGAGCATTACACTCAGCCCCCGCTGACCCAGTCGCACCGCTCCGACCTCATGCTGGAGCTGCAGCCTCCACCCATGCCGTACCGCCGCTGCTCCGTGCTCAACCTGCCCTTCCGCCGGCGCTATGAAAGGGTGTACATCCTCCCTGAG CTGGCCAACTCTCTGGTGCCCTCTGAGGTCAAACCTGGCATCTCCGTGGCAACCGTGTCTGCCATCCTGCACTCCAAAGACAACAAGCACACGCTACAG TCTGTGCCGAAACCTCCACCGGCTCCCCCCAGCAAGAAGAGGAAAAGAGTCATGGAGGAGCCTCCAGTAGGGCAGACGCCCAAACCCATGCTGAGTGGAGCTGTGCCTCTGGATGGATTCCTGGCCACCCTGCAgaag CACGGCATCACCGAGGTGAAGGTGGAAGAGACCGCAGACGGACACATTCTTCACCTGCAGGCCGACGACACGCTgatccagctggaggaggacggGACCCACATCGTGTGCGACAACAATGAGCCGCTACGCACCACACTGAGAGACCTGGTGCTGCGCTTCCTGCAGAAACTCTGA
- the glrx5 gene encoding glutaredoxin-related protein 5, mitochondrial: MNTLARFTARCLRSPAASSLPRAAEARAWTASARLLCSAVDLQKDLGQMVKKDKVVVFMKGTPAQPMCGFSNAVVQILRMHGVDGYAAYNVLEDQELREGVKTFSNWPTIPQVYFNGEFVGGCDILLQMHQNGDLVEELKKLGIDSALLDAEKESK; this comes from the exons ATGAACACTTTAGCCAGATTCACCGCGCGGTGTCTGCGCTCCCCGGCGGCCAGTTCTCTTCCCAGAGCGGCTGAGGCACGCGCGTGGACCGCCTCGGCCCGGCTGCTGTGCTCGGCGGTGGACCTCCAGAAAGACCTTGGGCAGATGGTGAAGAAGGACAAAGTGGTGGTGTTCATGAAGGGCACGCCGGCTCAGCCCATGTGTGGCTTCAGCAACGCCGTGGTCCAGATCCTGCGGATGCACGGCGTCGATGGTTATGCCGCTTATAATGTGTTGGAGGACCAGGAGCTCAGAGAAG GCGTCAAAACCTTCTCCAACTGGCCGACGATCCCTCAGGTTTACTTCAACGGCGAGTTTGTGGGCGGCTGTGACATCCTGTTGCAGATGCACCAGAATGGAGATCTGGTGGAGGAACTGAAGAAGCTGGGCATCGACTCGGCGCTGCTGGACGCTGAGAAGGAGTCCAAGTAA
- the prkrip1 gene encoding PRKR-interacting protein 1 homolog: protein MAAETQKNNKPPKSGGKEAQPLVIAKTPAEAQRLKLERLMRNPDKPVPIPERPKQWNPRAPPEFVRDVMGSSAGAGSGEFHVYRHLRRREYQRQDFLDRMSVKQKKALAYLEKVEQNKKDAEERTAKRRKKRDKLKQKKLMAKKAKMDSKSKEEGNKSSSEDEKEDDDDEEEDEREAEDDAETPSFIMGNK from the coding sequence atggcggctgAGACGCAAAAGAACAACAAGCCTCCAAAAAGTGGCGGAAAAGAGGCTCAACCTTTGGTTATAGCCAAAACTCCCGCTGAAGCACAGCGACTCAAGTTGGAGCGGTTGATGCGGAACCCGGATAAACCCGTTCCCATCCCCGAGCGACCCAAGCAGTGGAACCCTCGCGCTCCACCGGAGTTCGTTCGCGATGTGATGGGCTCCAGCGCCGGAGCAGGCAGCGGTGAGTTCCACGTTTACCGACACCTCCGCCGCCGGGAGTACCAGAGGCAAGACTTCCTCGACAGGATGTCCGTGAAGCAGAAGAAGGCGCTGGCCTACTTGGAGAAAGTGGAGCAGAACAAGAAGGACGCCGAGGAGAGAACGGCCAAGCGCCGGAAGAAGCGGGACAAGCTGAAGCAGAAGAAGCTCATGGCGAAGAAGGCGAAAATGGACAGCAAAAGCAAAGAAGAGGGAAAcaagagcagcagtgaggaCGAAAAAGAGGACGACGAcgacgaggaggaggacgagaggGAGGCGGAGGACGATGCAGAGACCCCGAGTTTCATCATGGGAAATAAATAA
- the clmnb gene encoding uncharacterized protein clmnb isoform X2 yields MCNKASWQKVSEGVVADWLSMSGGGGSSVFRQESPPHSAHRREVEPHLGSRYGELSYGSNADVRRIKMQQRQQQSDWDSQAISQDHVQQPPQDDKRAVQIRTYTRWMNMFLQNRDPPMVVTDLIREIQDGRILMALLEELTGCRLLYRFRSSPHRIFRLNNISKALAFLDDRHVKLLGVDASGVADGLPSVVLTLVWNIILHFQVKEVTAGLQRRLSSSLSSLSTSVQSSDISPPPGDTGGYSSRTLPSKGRKAARKPKYQGKTLKSLLKWAQKCTSPFGVEVHDFGKSWRSGLAFLALIKSLNPALVDLRESLSREPTENMQQAFAVAQRSLEIPPLLEPEDVLRSSPDEQSIITYVSMFLGQHSDRELPAERKNVAHPSWPDDSGPEGEIPPEGPSVQIWSREQDLWRRWSRRSPGGALEPSHLSWRRAPQPPSPLDAGVASPDIRSWMEKGGQHPSKPRESHFSLSSEEGIYNLAVLDSDEEDAYSYILELGEDDFQPHVRRQVQRVEEETAEDVILDGELEGNSKEGVFVEKQNSRETPEPLLVSDGGGGRTACDRSLRRDHGSQLLEDRNAKDGGLNRGRSERHTNGTRSKMNRISGTALSNGDRTFHPSLLPPSVGAEGGRVLQSPPASCDITPLELALLGVLWLLLYCYLILPQMNL; encoded by the exons ATGTGCAATAAAGCTTCATGGCAAAAGGTCTCGGAGGGAGTGGTGGCTGACTGGCTCAGCATGTCTGGGGGAGGTGGTTCCAGCGTGTTCAGGCAGGAGTCACCGCCTCACTCTGCTCATCGCAGAGAAGTCGAGCCCCATTTGGGCTCCAGATACGGTGAGCTGAGCTATGGGTCGAATGCAGATGTGAGACGGATCAAaatgcagcagcggcagcagcagagcgACTGGGATTCACAAGCCATCAGCCAGGATCACGTGCAGCAGCCGCCTCAAG ACGACAAGAGAGCTGTGCAGATCAGAACCTACACCCGCTGGATGAACATGTTTCTACAGAAC CGTGACCCTCCCATGGTGGTGACCGACCTGATCAGGGAGATCCAGGATGGGCGGATCCTCATGGctctgctggaggagctgacTGGATGCAGGCTG CTCTACAGGTTCAGGTCGTCTCCTCATCGCATATTCAGACTGAACAACATATCCAAAGCTCTGGCTTTCCTGGACGACAGACAT GTGAAGCTGCTTGGCGTTGACGCCTCAGGCGTCGCTGACGGTCTCCCGTCTGTCGTCCTCACCCTTGTCTGGAACATCATCTTGCACTTTCAG GTGAAAGAGGTGACCGCGGGCCTCCAGAGGCGTTTATCTTCCAGCCTCTCGTCCTTATCGACCAGTGTTCAATCCAGTGACATCTCACCTCCGCCAGGCGACACTGGCGGCTACTCCAGCAGAACTCTTCCGAGCAAGGGAAGGAAGGCGGCCAGGAAGCCCAAGTACCAGGGGAAAACTCTGAAAAGCCTCTTGAAGTGGGCCCAAAAATGCACATCACC ATTTGGAGTGGAGGTGCATGACTTTGGGAAAAGCTGGAGGAGCGGTTTGGCCTTCCTGGCCCTCATTAAATCCCTGAACCCGGCGCTGGTGGACCTGAGGGAGAGTCTGTCCAGAGAGCCCACAGAGAACATGCAGCAGGCCTTCGCCGTCGCCCAGCGGAGCCTGGAGATACCGCCCTTGCTGGAGCCCGAGG ATGTGCTGCGTTCCTCCCCTGATGAGCAGTCCATCATCACCTACGTCTCCATGTTCCTGGGACAGCACTCAGACCGG GAGCTCCCAGCAGAGCGTAAAAATGTGGCCCACCCGTCCTGGCCTGATGATTCAGGCCCCGAGGGAGAGATTCCGCCTGAAGGTCCATCCGTCCAAATCTGGAGCAGAGAGCAGGACCTCTGGAGACGCTGGTCCAGAAgatctccaggaggagctcTTGAACCGTCTCAtctcagctggaggagagctCCGCAGCCTCCCAGCCCGCTGGACGCCGGCGTGGCGAGCCCGGACATCCGATCGTGGATGGAGAAGGGCGGGCAGCATCCCAGCAAACCAAGAGAGAGTCACTTCTCTTTGAGCTCTGAGGAGGGAATCTACAACTTAGCAGTGCTGGACTCTGATGAGGAGGATGCCTACAGCTACATCCTGGAGCTGGGTGAGGATGATTTCCAGCCTCACGTGAGAAGACAGGTTcagagagtggaggaggaaaCGGCGGAGGACGTGATCCTGGATGGAGAGCTGGAGGGGAACTCAAAGGAAGGAGTGTTTGTGGAGAAACAGAACAGCAGAGAGACACCGGAGCCTCTGTTGGtatcagatggaggaggaggaagaacagCTTGTGATAGAAGTCTGCGCAGAGATCACGGCAGTCAGTTGCTAGAGGATCGAAACGCGAAAGACGGAGGACTGAACCGTGGAAGATCTGAGCGACACACAAATGGCACAAGGTCAAAAATGAACCGCATCAGTGGGACGGCGCTGTCCAATGGAGACCGAACTTTTCACCCGTCACTCCTGCCGCCGAG CGTCGGGGCCGAGGGTGGACGCGTCCTTCAGTCTCCACCAGCCTCTTGTGACATAACCCCATTAGAGCTGGCGCTGCTCGGGGTCCTGTGGCTGCTGCTCTACTGCTACCTCATCCTGCCTCAAATGAACCTCTGA
- the clmnb gene encoding uncharacterized protein clmnb isoform X1 — MCNKASWQKVSEGVVADWLSMSGGGGSSVFRQESPPHSAHRREVEPHLGSRYGELSYGSNADVRRIKMQQRQQQSDWDSQAISQDHVQQPPQDDKRAVQIRTYTRWMNMFLQNRDPPMVVTDLIREIQDGRILMALLEELTGCRLLYRFRSSPHRIFRLNNISKALAFLDDRHVKLLGVDASGVADGLPSVVLTLVWNIILHFQVKEVTAGLQRRLSSSLSSLSTSVQSSDISPPPGDTGGYSSRTLPSKGRKAARKPKYQGKTLKSLLKWAQKCTSPFGVEVHDFGKSWRSGLAFLALIKSLNPALVDLRESLSREPTENMQQAFAVAQRSLEIPPLLEPEDVLRSSPDEQSIITYVSMFLGQHSDRELPAERKNVAHPSWPDDSGPEGEIPPEGPSVQIWSREQDLWRRWSRRSPGGALEPSHLSWRRAPQPPSPLDAGVASPDIRSWMEKGGQHPSKPRESHFSLSSEEGIYNLAVLDSDEEDAYSYILELGEDDFQPHVRRQVQRVEEETAEDVILDGELEGNSKEGVFVEKQNSRETPEPLLVSDGGGGRTACDRSLRRDHGSQLLEDRNAKDGGLNRGRSERHTNGTRSKMNRISGTALSNGDRTFHPSLLPPSSVGAEGGRVLQSPPASCDITPLELALLGVLWLLLYCYLILPQMNL; from the exons ATGTGCAATAAAGCTTCATGGCAAAAGGTCTCGGAGGGAGTGGTGGCTGACTGGCTCAGCATGTCTGGGGGAGGTGGTTCCAGCGTGTTCAGGCAGGAGTCACCGCCTCACTCTGCTCATCGCAGAGAAGTCGAGCCCCATTTGGGCTCCAGATACGGTGAGCTGAGCTATGGGTCGAATGCAGATGTGAGACGGATCAAaatgcagcagcggcagcagcagagcgACTGGGATTCACAAGCCATCAGCCAGGATCACGTGCAGCAGCCGCCTCAAG ACGACAAGAGAGCTGTGCAGATCAGAACCTACACCCGCTGGATGAACATGTTTCTACAGAAC CGTGACCCTCCCATGGTGGTGACCGACCTGATCAGGGAGATCCAGGATGGGCGGATCCTCATGGctctgctggaggagctgacTGGATGCAGGCTG CTCTACAGGTTCAGGTCGTCTCCTCATCGCATATTCAGACTGAACAACATATCCAAAGCTCTGGCTTTCCTGGACGACAGACAT GTGAAGCTGCTTGGCGTTGACGCCTCAGGCGTCGCTGACGGTCTCCCGTCTGTCGTCCTCACCCTTGTCTGGAACATCATCTTGCACTTTCAG GTGAAAGAGGTGACCGCGGGCCTCCAGAGGCGTTTATCTTCCAGCCTCTCGTCCTTATCGACCAGTGTTCAATCCAGTGACATCTCACCTCCGCCAGGCGACACTGGCGGCTACTCCAGCAGAACTCTTCCGAGCAAGGGAAGGAAGGCGGCCAGGAAGCCCAAGTACCAGGGGAAAACTCTGAAAAGCCTCTTGAAGTGGGCCCAAAAATGCACATCACC ATTTGGAGTGGAGGTGCATGACTTTGGGAAAAGCTGGAGGAGCGGTTTGGCCTTCCTGGCCCTCATTAAATCCCTGAACCCGGCGCTGGTGGACCTGAGGGAGAGTCTGTCCAGAGAGCCCACAGAGAACATGCAGCAGGCCTTCGCCGTCGCCCAGCGGAGCCTGGAGATACCGCCCTTGCTGGAGCCCGAGG ATGTGCTGCGTTCCTCCCCTGATGAGCAGTCCATCATCACCTACGTCTCCATGTTCCTGGGACAGCACTCAGACCGG GAGCTCCCAGCAGAGCGTAAAAATGTGGCCCACCCGTCCTGGCCTGATGATTCAGGCCCCGAGGGAGAGATTCCGCCTGAAGGTCCATCCGTCCAAATCTGGAGCAGAGAGCAGGACCTCTGGAGACGCTGGTCCAGAAgatctccaggaggagctcTTGAACCGTCTCAtctcagctggaggagagctCCGCAGCCTCCCAGCCCGCTGGACGCCGGCGTGGCGAGCCCGGACATCCGATCGTGGATGGAGAAGGGCGGGCAGCATCCCAGCAAACCAAGAGAGAGTCACTTCTCTTTGAGCTCTGAGGAGGGAATCTACAACTTAGCAGTGCTGGACTCTGATGAGGAGGATGCCTACAGCTACATCCTGGAGCTGGGTGAGGATGATTTCCAGCCTCACGTGAGAAGACAGGTTcagagagtggaggaggaaaCGGCGGAGGACGTGATCCTGGATGGAGAGCTGGAGGGGAACTCAAAGGAAGGAGTGTTTGTGGAGAAACAGAACAGCAGAGAGACACCGGAGCCTCTGTTGGtatcagatggaggaggaggaagaacagCTTGTGATAGAAGTCTGCGCAGAGATCACGGCAGTCAGTTGCTAGAGGATCGAAACGCGAAAGACGGAGGACTGAACCGTGGAAGATCTGAGCGACACACAAATGGCACAAGGTCAAAAATGAACCGCATCAGTGGGACGGCGCTGTCCAATGGAGACCGAACTTTTCACCCGTCACTCCTGCCGCCGAG CAGCGTCGGGGCCGAGGGTGGACGCGTCCTTCAGTCTCCACCAGCCTCTTGTGACATAACCCCATTAGAGCTGGCGCTGCTCGGGGTCCTGTGGCTGCTGCTCTACTGCTACCTCATCCTGCCTCAAATGAACCTCTGA
- the LOC128768337 gene encoding alpha-1-antitrypsin homolog, translating to MNRSAAEETILVVKMRGFFVSCVCAALLLAAASADHHHGHDHSHDHSHDHSHDHSHDHSHDHNHDHAGEHMACHKLSSPNADFGFALYKNLLTKTPAGKNIFFSPLGISTALSMLSTGARGETHKQLFATLGYSDHDQNGINVAYEHLFHMVAHGQKNTLELGNALAVRDGFSPLDKFMKDVKHFYSSEAFNVDFRSDGAVEKINSYIAAKTNNMIKDQLKELDPEMAMVLISFVYFSGEWERPFDANQTEKAAFHVDKDTQVEVDMMKRTGRFDFYEDVDNHTSVILLPYKGNTSMMIVLPDEGKMAEVEGYINKEYIRHWHDSVFRSSVELFMPKFTISAEAALDATLKELGITDAFSNTADFSGITEEVKLLVSKATHKAVLSVDETGTKAAAATTIEIMPMSMPQTMKLDRPFLAFILEHSTRSIVFMGKIANPKAL from the exons ATGAATCgttctgctgctgaggagaCAATCTTG GTTGTGAAGATGCGTGGTTTCTTTGTAAGTTGCGTGTGTGCTGCCCTGCTGCTGGCTGCGGCCTCCGCAGACCACCACCATGGCCATGACCACAGCCATGACCACAGCCATGACCACAGCCATGACCACAGCCATGACCACAGCCATGACCACAACCATGACCACGCCGGTGAACACATGGCCTGCCACAAGCTGTCCTCCCCCAACGCCGACTTTGGCTTTGCTCTCTACAAAAACCTGTTGACCAAAACTCCTGCCGGAAAGAACATCTTCTTCTCCCCGCTGGGCATCTCCACGGCTCTGTCCATGCTGTCAACCGGCGCTCGCGGCGAGACCCACAAGCAGCTGTTTGCCACCCTGGGCTACAGCGATCACGATCAGAACGGCATCAATGTAGCGTACGAGCACCTGTTCCACATGGTCGCCCACGGCCAGAAGAACACGCTGGAACTTGGCAACGCTCTGGCTGTGCGTGACGGCTTCAGTCCGTTGGACAAGTTTATGAAAGACGTCAAGCATTTCTACAGTAGTGAGGCCTTCAACGTGGACTTCCGGTCCGATGGCGCCGTGGAGAAGATCAACTCCTACATCGCTGCTAAGACCAACAACATGATCAAGGATCAGCTGAAGGAACTGGACCCTGAAATGGCCATGGTGCTGATCAGCTTCGTCTACTTCAGCG GAGAGTGGGAGAGGCCGTTCGATGCCAACCAAACCGAGAAGGCTGCGTTCCACGTGGACAAGGACACCCAGGTTGAAGTGGACATGATGAAACGCACCGGTCGCTTCGACTTCTACGAGGACGTTGACAACCACACCAGCGTCATCCTGCTGCCCTACAAAGGCAACACCTCCATGATGATTGTTCTGCCCGACGAGGGCAAGATGGCCGAGGTGGAGGGCTACATCAACAAAGAGTACATCAGGCACTGGCATGACTCTGTCTTCAGGAG CTCTGTGGAGCTGTTCATGCCCAAGTTCACCATCTCCGCTGAAGCTGCGCTGGACGCCACCCTGAAGGAACTGGGAATAACAGATGCGTTCTCAAACACTGCTGACTTCTCCGGCATTACAGAGGAGGTCAAACTCCTAGTGTCCAAG GCAACGCACAAGGCTGTGCTGAGCGTAGACGAAACAGGAACCAAAGCAGCCGCCGCGACCACCATCGAAATCATGCCCATGAGCATGCCCCAAACTATGAAACTCGACAGGCCTTTCTTGGCCTTCATTCTTGAGCACTCCACTCGCAGCATAGTCTTCATGGGCAAGATCGCCAACCCCAAGGCCCTGTGA